From a region of the Apibacter sp. B3706 genome:
- the prmC gene encoding peptide chain release factor N(5)-glutamine methyltransferase, which translates to MKSLAEIRNEFIKNLSSQYTLKEIDIIFYALAETYLHKDKITLKLGLDEMQEDSQIKPTLFQTALFHLISGMPYQYVVGYTEFYGCKISVNPHVLIPRPETEELVSWICNDFENKNEELNIIDLCSGSGCIAIALAKNLKAKVSALEIDEKAINLAKKNAESNQVQVDFIQSDLLNTGHLIKNTEKYDIIVSNPPYIREYEKEGMESRVVNHEPSKALFVPDDDPLVFYRSIIDFSLKNMKPQGRIYVEINQDLGEKTRQLFLEYFNYVELKQDISGNFRMIKAKEIAF; encoded by the coding sequence ATGAAATCATTAGCAGAAATTAGAAACGAGTTTATTAAAAATCTTTCTTCGCAATATACACTTAAAGAAATAGATATTATTTTTTATGCGTTGGCAGAAACATATTTGCATAAAGATAAAATTACCTTAAAATTAGGATTGGATGAAATGCAAGAAGATTCTCAAATAAAGCCTACACTTTTTCAAACAGCCTTATTTCATTTAATTAGCGGTATGCCTTATCAATATGTGGTAGGTTATACGGAATTTTACGGCTGTAAAATTTCTGTAAATCCCCATGTGTTGATTCCCAGACCGGAAACAGAAGAATTGGTATCTTGGATTTGTAATGACTTTGAAAATAAAAATGAAGAGTTGAATATCATTGATTTATGTTCCGGAAGTGGATGTATTGCTATTGCATTAGCTAAAAACTTAAAAGCAAAAGTATCTGCTCTTGAAATTGACGAAAAGGCTATAAATTTGGCCAAAAAAAATGCAGAAAGCAATCAAGTACAGGTAGATTTTATACAGTCTGATTTACTTAATACGGGTCACCTAATAAAGAATACTGAAAAGTATGATATTATTGTATCCAATCCTCCCTACATCAGAGAATATGAAAAAGAAGGTATGGAGAGTAGGGTAGTCAATCATGAACCATCCAAGGCCTTGTTTGTACCGGACGATGATCCATTGGTTTTTTACAGGAGTATAATAGATTTTTCACTAAAAAACATGAAACCACAAGGAAGAATATATGTTGAAATTAATCAAGATTTAGGAGAAAAAACCAGACAACTGTTTTTGGAATACTTTAATTACGTAGAGTTAAAACAAGATATATCCGGTAATTTTAGGATGATTAAGGCTAAAGAGATAGCTTTTTAA
- the bshC gene encoding bacillithiol biosynthesis cysteine-adding enzyme BshC has translation MKNQINIADIPGNSQLIKDYITKEEKIASFYGRNLSPESLLIQAREKISNYKHREKLIDELQRQLKNLQLSEKQTINLKNLSLANSITITTGHQLNLMTGPLYFIYKILQVIKLCDTMNDRQEEFKFIPIFWMATEDHDFEEINHFNFNREFISWNEKHHDYVGEISTGGLKTVLSDFYEELKYYPFGKELRKIIEKSYYTADNLSDATRILVHELFKEYGLLFIDGNTESLKKLFIPFIKDDIKEKKSFRIISKTIEKLKSNHYKIQVNPRKINFFYHKNKERNRIDETNGKYYILGSCKNFSEVEILEEIDKHPENFSPNALMRPVYQEVILPNVAYIGGNAEIAYWMELKDYFSEQNIPFPILVPRNSFLLINDNQEKRMKRLSLNINHLFLPKEQTINTLVIQNSSYIFDFAKYESRLKVIFDDLLKESANTDPSWKNMILAQKKKQLNGLEKINKRFYKANRLKHKEIVYNFEKLYEELFPEGSWQERVYNFSFYYATMGSEFLARIYNEIKEFQNIVTVFNLEKGK, from the coding sequence GTGAAAAATCAGATTAACATTGCCGATATTCCCGGAAATTCTCAATTAATTAAAGATTATATAACTAAGGAGGAAAAAATCGCATCTTTTTATGGAAGAAATTTATCACCTGAATCTTTACTTATACAGGCTAGAGAAAAAATTTCCAATTATAAACACAGGGAAAAGTTAATTGATGAATTGCAACGACAGTTAAAAAATTTACAATTGTCTGAAAAGCAAACAATCAATCTAAAAAATCTTAGTTTAGCGAATTCAATAACCATCACAACCGGGCATCAACTAAATTTAATGACCGGTCCGTTATATTTCATCTATAAAATTTTACAGGTAATAAAATTATGTGATACGATGAATGACAGACAAGAGGAATTTAAATTTATTCCAATTTTCTGGATGGCTACGGAAGATCATGATTTTGAGGAAATAAATCATTTTAATTTTAATAGAGAATTTATAAGTTGGAATGAGAAACATCATGATTATGTAGGTGAAATTTCAACCGGTGGATTAAAAACTGTCTTATCCGATTTTTATGAAGAATTGAAATATTATCCTTTTGGAAAGGAATTAAGAAAGATTATTGAAAAATCCTATTATACCGCGGATAATCTTTCAGATGCCACTCGAATTTTAGTTCATGAATTGTTTAAAGAATATGGTCTATTGTTTATAGATGGAAATACAGAATCTTTAAAAAAATTGTTTATACCGTTTATTAAAGATGATATCAAGGAAAAAAAATCTTTCCGAATCATTTCAAAAACAATCGAAAAATTAAAATCGAATCATTATAAAATACAAGTAAATCCAAGAAAAATTAATTTTTTTTATCATAAAAATAAAGAAAGAAACCGTATAGATGAAACCAATGGTAAATATTATATTTTAGGAAGCTGTAAAAATTTTAGTGAAGTTGAAATACTGGAAGAAATAGATAAACATCCCGAAAATTTCAGTCCCAATGCATTAATGAGACCGGTGTATCAGGAAGTCATATTGCCTAACGTTGCCTATATTGGTGGAAATGCAGAAATTGCATATTGGATGGAACTTAAAGATTATTTTTCTGAACAAAATATTCCTTTTCCTATATTGGTACCAAGAAATTCTTTTTTATTGATTAATGACAATCAAGAAAAAAGAATGAAAAGACTTTCTTTGAATATCAATCATTTATTTCTTCCTAAAGAACAAACTATTAATACCCTAGTAATTCAAAATTCATCCTATATATTTGATTTTGCAAAGTACGAAAGTCGTTTAAAAGTTATTTTCGATGATTTATTGAAAGAATCTGCCAATACAGATCCTAGTTGGAAAAATATGATTTTGGCTCAAAAGAAAAAGCAGCTCAATGGGTTGGAAAAAATAAACAAACGTTTTTATAAAGCAAATAGATTAAAACATAAAGAAATTGTTTACAATTTTGAAAAATTATATGAAGAATTATTTCCTGAAGGTAGTTGGCAGGAAAGGGTCTACAATTTTTCATTTTATTATGCCACAATGGGATCTGAATTTTTAGCTCGAATATATAATGAAATCAAAGAATTTCAAAATATTGTAACAGTATTTAATTTAGAAAAAGGGAAATAA
- a CDS encoding LysM peptidoglycan-binding domain-containing protein encodes MKKQFNTLLLLFISSLMLSQQQKHTVMAKETLYGLSKKYNVSIDDLKKVNPQLNSRTLQIGEILNIPDKKASSKANEYLTSNTANNTQNIENTQNLDYFYITVEPKQTLYGLSKKYHTTIKSIIALNPAMDKNGPKIGEILKIPANSSLENSNAYNHVYSDDKKDQEELKINNSDSKEEINIKDKKELTSAKDDPIETNKKENIENQNDKESDILSKNKLPENGLQNDAKDQSSSQADSEFRKDGVNVVLFLPFHTGESSVNPERRIATQFYSGVKLALDSLSNRGKRVHVKIFDTSNDNKFREIVNTYDFSNTNLIIGPLFKSNLLTLADKIKKIPIISPFSSSDDLDEHENLILYNTKDQILAEKVTDEMLKKYSNEKIYIVYDEEHFKTAQFIQSLIKDRKNNAEVILTKNAEDIKPDQNLVTEEYNKIYALLISNQDPVINKYLDTITSFETNQVQPISLFYSSLFDNKKYEEKLINFGLLYLDTNYVNEFGFNEQKMMNLYKKKYCHMPDKYAITGFDVTYDILSRVDEKGNLSNAIMKAESKQVSNKYSFRRINKNGAWVNQEARIIQLLK; translated from the coding sequence ATGAAAAAGCAATTTAATACGCTGCTATTATTATTTATAAGTTCCTTGATGCTTTCGCAACAGCAAAAACATACTGTTATGGCGAAAGAAACGCTTTATGGGTTAAGTAAAAAATACAATGTTTCCATTGATGATTTAAAAAAAGTAAATCCTCAATTAAACAGCCGTACGCTTCAGATAGGGGAAATACTTAATATACCGGATAAAAAAGCTTCTTCTAAAGCGAATGAATATTTAACTTCCAACACTGCTAATAACACACAAAATATAGAAAATACACAAAACTTGGATTATTTTTATATTACCGTTGAGCCTAAACAAACGTTGTACGGATTAAGTAAAAAGTATCATACTACAATTAAAAGCATAATAGCCCTTAATCCGGCTATGGATAAGAACGGTCCCAAAATCGGTGAAATTTTAAAAATTCCTGCCAATTCCTCATTGGAAAATTCAAATGCTTATAATCATGTTTATAGTGATGATAAAAAGGATCAGGAAGAATTAAAAATAAATAATTCAGATTCAAAAGAAGAAATCAACATAAAAGATAAAAAAGAGTTAACTTCAGCAAAAGATGATCCAATAGAAACTAATAAAAAAGAAAATATTGAAAATCAGAATGATAAAGAATCTGATATCTTAAGTAAGAATAAATTACCTGAAAATGGTTTACAGAATGATGCTAAAGATCAATCATCAAGTCAAGCCGATAGTGAATTTAGAAAAGACGGAGTAAATGTGGTTTTATTTTTACCTTTCCATACCGGAGAATCTTCCGTTAATCCGGAAAGACGTATAGCTACTCAATTTTATTCTGGAGTCAAACTTGCACTGGATTCTTTGTCCAATAGAGGAAAAAGAGTTCATGTAAAAATATTTGACACAAGTAATGATAATAAATTCAGAGAAATTGTAAATACCTATGATTTTTCGAATACCAATCTTATAATAGGCCCTTTATTTAAATCGAACTTATTGACCCTAGCAGATAAAATTAAAAAAATTCCGATAATTTCTCCATTTTCTTCCAGCGATGACCTAGATGAACACGAAAATTTAATTTTATACAATACAAAAGATCAAATATTAGCTGAAAAAGTAACTGATGAAATGTTAAAAAAATATTCCAACGAAAAAATATATATAGTATATGATGAGGAACATTTTAAAACGGCTCAATTTATTCAATCATTAATTAAAGATAGAAAAAATAATGCTGAAGTAATTTTAACTAAAAATGCAGAAGATATTAAACCGGATCAGAATTTAGTTACTGAAGAATATAATAAAATTTATGCCCTATTAATTTCAAATCAAGATCCGGTAATAAATAAATATTTAGATACGATAACTAGTTTTGAAACTAATCAAGTACAACCTATTTCTTTATTTTACTCTTCTTTGTTTGATAATAAAAAATACGAAGAAAAACTTATAAATTTCGGATTGTTATATTTAGATACAAATTATGTAAATGAATTTGGTTTTAATGAACAAAAAATGATGAATTTATATAAGAAAAAATATTGTCATATGCCGGATAAATATGCTATTACCGGTTTTGATGTAACCTATGATATTTTGAGTCGTGTTGATGAAAAAGGGAATTTATCTAACGCAATTATGAAAGCTGAAAGTAAACAAGTCAGCAATAAATATTCTTTTAGAAGAATAAATAAAAATGGAGCTTGGGTTAATCAAGAAGCTAGAATTATTCAATTATTAAAATAA
- the fabD gene encoding ACP S-malonyltransferase, producing MNSLVFPGQGSQFPGMGKEIYESRADIKEMMNSANDILGFNIIDIMFKGTEEQLKQTKVTQPAIFIYSIASAKVNENARIEMVAGHSLGEFSALVGNGVLSFDNGLKLVYERALAMQEACEENPSSMAAVIGLDDETVEKVCQEISSENNIVVPANYNCPGQLVISGHTEAVKQACETLKEKGAKRAILLPVSGAFHSPLMKSAEKRLEEVILKTKFNTPSVPIYQNYTSKAVTNIEKIKENLIKQLTSPVNWTKIIRNMIQDNCSVFTETGPGKVLQGLIKKIDSSVEVSSLSN from the coding sequence ATGAATTCATTAGTATTTCCCGGACAGGGTTCTCAGTTCCCAGGCATGGGAAAAGAAATATATGAGAGCAGAGCTGATATTAAAGAAATGATGAACTCTGCTAATGATATATTAGGGTTTAATATCATTGATATCATGTTTAAGGGAACCGAAGAACAACTAAAACAAACAAAAGTAACACAACCTGCAATTTTTATCTATTCCATCGCTTCTGCTAAAGTTAATGAAAATGCCCGAATTGAAATGGTAGCAGGGCATTCCTTAGGAGAATTTTCTGCATTAGTTGGAAATGGAGTCCTGTCTTTTGATAACGGTTTAAAATTAGTTTACGAAAGAGCCTTGGCGATGCAAGAAGCTTGTGAAGAAAATCCTTCTTCGATGGCAGCGGTTATAGGTTTAGATGATGAAACTGTCGAAAAGGTATGTCAGGAGATATCCTCTGAAAATAATATTGTAGTTCCGGCAAATTATAATTGTCCGGGGCAATTGGTTATATCAGGACACACAGAGGCAGTTAAACAAGCTTGTGAAACTTTAAAAGAAAAAGGGGCTAAAAGAGCAATTTTGCTGCCTGTTAGCGGGGCTTTCCATTCACCACTTATGAAAAGTGCCGAGAAAAGATTAGAAGAAGTTATTCTTAAAACTAAATTTAATACACCCAGTGTCCCAATATATCAGAATTATACTAGTAAAGCTGTTACCAATATTGAGAAAATAAAAGAAAATCTTATTAAACAATTGACCTCTCCGGTAAACTGGACAAAAATAATTCGTAACATGATACAAGATAATTGTTCGGTATTTACAGAAACCGGTCCGGGAAAGGTTTTACAAGGATTAATTAAAAAAATTGACAGTTCCGTTGAAGTTTCCTCACTTTCTAATTAA
- a CDS encoding ABC transporter ATP-binding protein has protein sequence MISLKNIHKYYDIGHNKLHVLKGINLEIGEGEMVAIMGSSGSGKSTLLNILGILDYADEGEYLLDGVKIEKDLSESKAADYRNKFLGFVFQSFNLISFKNAMENVALPLYYQKVKRSQRNSRAMEYLKRVGLDDRADHMPNELSGGQKQRVAIARALVTHPKVILADEPTGALDSQTTYDVIKFLQKINNEGKTILIVTHEPDVAKQCKRVVHLKDGIIERDEFINQEVLV, from the coding sequence ATGATTTCATTGAAAAACATACATAAGTATTATGACATAGGTCATAATAAATTACATGTATTAAAAGGAATTAATCTGGAAATAGGAGAAGGAGAAATGGTTGCTATTATGGGATCTTCCGGATCAGGTAAATCTACCTTGTTAAATATTCTTGGAATATTGGATTACGCTGACGAAGGAGAATATCTATTAGATGGGGTTAAAATTGAAAAAGATTTAAGCGAATCAAAAGCAGCAGATTATAGAAATAAATTTTTAGGCTTTGTTTTCCAGTCCTTTAACTTGATAAGCTTTAAAAATGCTATGGAAAATGTCGCACTTCCTTTATATTATCAAAAAGTAAAACGTTCTCAAAGAAATTCCAGGGCCATGGAATATCTAAAAAGGGTAGGATTAGATGATAGAGCAGATCATATGCCTAATGAATTGTCGGGTGGACAAAAACAAAGGGTGGCAATTGCTCGCGCATTGGTAACACATCCTAAAGTTATTTTAGCCGATGAACCTACAGGAGCACTTGACAGTCAAACCACTTATGACGTAATAAAATTTTTACAAAAAATTAATAACGAAGGAAAAACTATTTTAATAGTTACACATGAACCCGATGTGGCGAAACAATGCAAAAGGGTAGTTCATTTAAAAGATGGTATAATTGAAAGGGATGAATTTATTAATCAAGAAGTTTTAGTATAA
- a CDS encoding ABC transporter permease yields the protein MFNIDRWQEIFYSIKQNKLRTFLSGFTISLGLFIFIILFGFGNGLKNGFSQAFILDSSSTINIIPGKATEAYLGLQQNRDVTLKNEDLELVKKEFDENLEYKTATITQPENVTYRTSSGIYTVQATYPDKQYIEKAIITSGRFLNQSDIINKTKFAVIGRLVEKDLFKNEKALGKYINIGGINYKVVGIFYDEGGDNDERIIYIPISTLQSLKKSTDHVSQIDVAYLSDMKPSVAVKLGDEIERTLRSKLKISPTDKTGLVIRNRAQNMEDTYSFFTVISSLVMFIGFGTIMAGIIGISNIMVYIVKERTKEIGIRKALGAKPFSIVWLILQESIFITVISGISGVILGSLALYFIGNNLSTYLIVDPSVSKELLIFATVSLITFGTVAGFIPARKAAKIKPIEALSSD from the coding sequence ATGTTTAATATAGATCGCTGGCAGGAAATATTTTATTCCATCAAGCAAAATAAATTAAGAACTTTTCTTTCGGGTTTTACAATATCATTAGGATTATTTATCTTCATTATACTTTTCGGTTTTGGAAATGGTTTAAAAAATGGCTTTTCACAAGCCTTCATATTGGATTCTTCCAGTACAATTAATATTATTCCGGGAAAAGCAACCGAAGCATATTTAGGTTTACAACAAAATAGGGATGTTACTCTTAAAAATGAAGATCTTGAACTTGTAAAGAAAGAATTTGATGAAAATTTAGAGTATAAAACAGCTACCATCACACAGCCTGAAAATGTTACTTACAGAACATCTTCAGGAATCTATACAGTTCAGGCAACTTACCCGGATAAGCAATATATAGAAAAAGCCATTATTACATCAGGACGTTTTTTAAATCAATCAGACATTATAAACAAAACTAAATTTGCCGTTATAGGTCGATTGGTAGAAAAAGATCTTTTTAAAAATGAAAAAGCCTTAGGTAAATATATAAATATAGGCGGAATCAATTATAAAGTTGTTGGTATATTCTACGATGAAGGAGGGGATAATGATGAAAGAATAATTTACATCCCTATATCCACTTTACAAAGTCTCAAAAAAAGTACAGATCATGTAAGCCAGATAGATGTTGCTTATTTATCGGACATGAAACCTAGCGTAGCTGTTAAATTAGGGGATGAGATTGAGAGAACTTTACGCTCCAAACTTAAAATTTCACCCACAGATAAAACCGGTTTGGTTATTCGAAACAGAGCCCAAAATATGGAAGATACCTACTCGTTTTTCACGGTGATTTCTTCTTTGGTTATGTTTATAGGATTTGGTACCATAATGGCCGGAATTATCGGTATTAGTAATATTATGGTTTATATTGTAAAAGAAAGAACAAAAGAAATAGGAATTAGAAAAGCCTTAGGAGCAAAACCATTCAGTATAGTTTGGCTTATCTTGCAAGAATCTATTTTCATTACAGTTATTTCCGGTATTTCAGGGGTTATTTTAGGTAGTCTGGCTCTTTATTTTATAGGTAATAATCTTTCCACCTATCTTATAGTAGATCCTTCGGTAAGTAAAGAATTATTAATTTTTGCAACGGTATCCTTAATAACTTTTGGTACGGTAGCAGGATTTATTCCGGCAAGAAAAGCTGCAAAAATAAAACCTATAGAAGCCTTAAGTTCAGATTAA
- a CDS encoding ABC transporter permease: protein MQILDRETWVEIYHTLSKNKLRTILTMIGVAWGMFLYVFLLGAAKGAENGFYKIFDGYATNSIFLWGGSTGEPYKGYPRGRELAIHLDDVEYLKKQVPEIDFVVPRNAASSEQSVINRKNKSKNFTVFGDFASVSKVQKKQLITGRLLNEEDDVQKKKVAIIGKEVYEQLFNNKENAIGEYIKINGIYFQVVGVYRNPNSGFLPEDVVYIPFNTYQKIYNQGDKVNWMVISIKPQYNVNVVEEKIKTALRKKYDVAPTDEKAFGAWNFAENFRKLTNFLKGLQILTWFVGGLTILAGVVAISNILLITVKERTLEIGIRRALGAKPGEIRSQILMESVFLTVFSGLLGFILGVLLLIGMSSFMGDANPKFPFYNPTVNIWNVLAALFLMVSLGLFIGLIPAQRAVQIKPIEALRTE from the coding sequence ATGCAAATTTTAGATAGAGAAACATGGGTTGAAATTTACCATACTCTCAGCAAAAATAAGTTGCGCACCATTTTAACAATGATCGGTGTGGCATGGGGAATGTTTTTGTATGTATTTCTTTTAGGAGCTGCTAAAGGCGCTGAAAATGGTTTTTATAAAATATTTGACGGATATGCAACCAATAGTATATTTCTTTGGGGTGGATCTACAGGTGAACCCTATAAAGGATACCCGAGAGGAAGGGAGTTAGCTATACATTTGGATGATGTAGAATATTTGAAAAAACAAGTTCCTGAAATTGATTTTGTAGTACCTAGAAATGCTGCTTCCTCTGAACAAAGCGTTATAAACAGAAAAAATAAAAGTAAGAATTTCACCGTATTTGGTGATTTTGCTTCGGTATCCAAAGTTCAAAAGAAACAATTGATTACAGGAAGATTACTAAATGAAGAAGATGATGTTCAGAAAAAAAAGGTTGCGATAATCGGTAAAGAGGTTTATGAACAATTATTCAATAATAAAGAAAATGCTATAGGTGAATATATCAAAATTAACGGAATTTATTTTCAAGTAGTTGGAGTTTACAGAAATCCAAATTCAGGATTTTTACCGGAAGATGTGGTATATATTCCTTTTAATACCTATCAGAAAATCTACAATCAAGGAGATAAAGTAAATTGGATGGTAATTTCCATTAAACCACAATACAATGTTAATGTGGTCGAAGAAAAGATCAAAACAGCTTTAAGAAAAAAATACGATGTAGCACCCACAGATGAAAAGGCTTTCGGTGCTTGGAATTTTGCTGAGAACTTTAGAAAATTAACCAATTTCTTAAAAGGATTGCAAATACTTACTTGGTTTGTGGGAGGTTTAACCATTCTTGCCGGAGTAGTTGCTATTTCCAATATTTTATTAATAACGGTGAAAGAAAGAACCTTGGAAATAGGTATCCGAAGAGCTTTAGGAGCCAAACCGGGTGAGATAAGATCACAAATACTTATGGAAAGTGTGTTTTTAACTGTATTTTCCGGTCTACTCGGTTTTATATTAGGAGTATTACTTTTAATAGGAATGAGTTCATTTATGGGCGATGCCAATCCTAAATTTCCGTTCTATAATCCAACCGTAAATATTTGGAACGTATTAGCAGCCTTGTTTTTAATGGTAAGTTTAGGTTTGTTTATTGGACTTATACCGGCCCAAAGAGCAGTTCAAATAAAACCGATTGAGGCTTTGCGAACAGAATAA